A window of Triplophysa dalaica isolate WHDGS20190420 chromosome 7, ASM1584641v1, whole genome shotgun sequence contains these coding sequences:
- the LOC130425972 gene encoding zinc finger protein 239-like isoform X1: protein MKNMIEVNKDSQDEVKDAEEKHYNLEGALRIGDKKQHACLQCGKTFIHTGKLKTHMRIHTGEKPHACLQCGKTFTNTSDLKIHMRIHTGEKPHACLQCGKTFTQTQSLKIHMRIHTGEKPHACLQCGKSFTHSGSLTIHMRIHTGERPHACLQCGKTFTQTGNLQSHMRTHTGEKPHACLQCGKSFTNTSDLKIHMRIHTGEKPHACLQCGKTFTQTQSLKIHIRIHTGEKPHACLQCGKTFTHTGNLRSHMRTHTGEKPHACDQCGKTFNNKSHLYRHMRTHMQK from the exons ATGAAAA ATATGATTGAAGTGAACAAGGACAGTCAAGATGAAGTGAAAGATgctgaagaaaaacattataatcTGGAAGGAGCTCTCAGAATAGGCGACAAAAAGCAGcacgcatgtctacagtgtggaaagacttttataCATACTGGAAAacttaagacacacatgagaattcacactggagagaaacctcacgcatgtctacagtgtggaaagacttttacaaatACGAGTGACCTTAAGattcacatgagaattcacaccggagagaaacctcacgcatgtctacagtgtggaaagacttttacacaaacacaaagcctTAAGattcacatgagaattcacactggagagaaacctcacgcatgcctacagtgtggaaagagttttacacatTCAGGAAGCCTGACGatacacatgagaattcacactggagagagacctcacgcatgtctacagtgtggaaagacttttacacaaacaggaaaccttcagtcacacatgagaactcacaccggagagaaacctcacgcatgtctacagtgtggaaagagttttacaaatacgAGTGACCTTAAGattcacatgagaattcacaccggagagaaacctcatgcatgtctacagtgtggaaagacttttacacaaacacaaagcctTAAGATTCACAtcagaattcacaccggagagaaacctcacgcatgtctacagtgtggaaagacttttacacatACAGGAAACCTTCGGTcacacatgagaactcacaccggagagaaacctcacgcatgtgatcagtgtggaaagacttttaacAATAAAAGTCACCTTTATAgacacatgagaactcacatgcagaaataa
- the LOC130425972 gene encoding zinc finger protein 239-like isoform X2: MIEVNKDSQDEVKDAEEKHYNLEGALRIGDKKQHACLQCGKTFIHTGKLKTHMRIHTGEKPHACLQCGKTFTNTSDLKIHMRIHTGEKPHACLQCGKTFTQTQSLKIHMRIHTGEKPHACLQCGKSFTHSGSLTIHMRIHTGERPHACLQCGKTFTQTGNLQSHMRTHTGEKPHACLQCGKSFTNTSDLKIHMRIHTGEKPHACLQCGKTFTQTQSLKIHIRIHTGEKPHACLQCGKTFTHTGNLRSHMRTHTGEKPHACDQCGKTFNNKSHLYRHMRTHMQK; encoded by the coding sequence ATGATTGAAGTGAACAAGGACAGTCAAGATGAAGTGAAAGATgctgaagaaaaacattataatcTGGAAGGAGCTCTCAGAATAGGCGACAAAAAGCAGcacgcatgtctacagtgtggaaagacttttataCATACTGGAAAacttaagacacacatgagaattcacactggagagaaacctcacgcatgtctacagtgtggaaagacttttacaaatACGAGTGACCTTAAGattcacatgagaattcacaccggagagaaacctcacgcatgtctacagtgtggaaagacttttacacaaacacaaagcctTAAGattcacatgagaattcacactggagagaaacctcacgcatgcctacagtgtggaaagagttttacacatTCAGGAAGCCTGACGatacacatgagaattcacactggagagagacctcacgcatgtctacagtgtggaaagacttttacacaaacaggaaaccttcagtcacacatgagaactcacaccggagagaaacctcacgcatgtctacagtgtggaaagagttttacaaatacgAGTGACCTTAAGattcacatgagaattcacaccggagagaaacctcatgcatgtctacagtgtggaaagacttttacacaaacacaaagcctTAAGATTCACAtcagaattcacaccggagagaaacctcacgcatgtctacagtgtggaaagacttttacacatACAGGAAACCTTCGGTcacacatgagaactcacaccggagagaaacctcacgcatgtgatcagtgtggaaagacttttaacAATAAAAGTCACCTTTATAgacacatgagaactcacatgcagaaataa